Genomic DNA from Bemisia tabaci chromosome 2, PGI_BMITA_v3:
ACGTAGGGAATCCGCTAGAATTcggcatgtcagggaattttattttgcaagcgattttcgTCTCagtgaaatgtcagggaaatcgaaaaacacggattttccggaaaatatctCGTGAATTTTACTCTTGCGGCGATTTCTACGAGAATTTCtgcaatatcattccttgaaattttcacggaattttctccgcacaaagaggaaaaatcacagaaattttcaagactggatgttaagtagtttttcatttaaaaaataaagtatgacaggaagtctgcgacgtcgcaaaccgagatacgtggtttggtagtttcaccgtcggtatgcgccatttgtttccctgtgcacctaagtgttttttcagatgagccagaacttatagttccaaattgcaaaatgcagtccaattgatagGAGAATCTTGGAGTCTTACCTGGCCGAGACCGAAGGCGTAAGCGATGCCGAAGAGCATGATGCCGAGATGGGGCATGAAGACGTAGTCGTGGACGTCGTAGGGGGTCTGATAGGCGAAGTAGTAGTAGATGGCCGACTGGCCGGTGAGGAGGCTGAGCGCGAGCGTGGAGGCGATGAGGAGGGGCTTGCGGCCGAAGGAGTCGATGACGCTGGTGGCGGCCACCCCGGCCACGGCCCCCGCCCACCCGAACACGATGAGCGTCACCCGCGGGTCCCACCACTCCCAGCCGCCCCCGCCGTCGCCCGACGGAGCCGGCAGGGTCGTCGACGCGTAGGCGAACACGCAGCTGATCCCGCCCAACCTAAGGACAAAAACCCTCGTCAGTTTTGGGGTATGATGGCCAGGACCAGGGATGCAAAATGAAACTTCACGGAGTGGAATTTCTAGCAGAGGTCGCAAGACAGAGAGGGTGAagaagggggaggaggagacAAATATGTAATAAGCAGGAAACAAATTAGGGCAGATGGAAGAAGGATAGAAAGGAGGAAAGGCAGAAGAAAAGTAGTAAAAAGAAGTTTTTATtcctattcttcttcttcttcctttctttctttacaTCTTCTCTTTCTCcccttatttttctcttcttctccttttctttcctttcccttttttctctttctcttctttttcccctcttcttcttcttcttcttcagctCCTCGTCTCTTTTCACtacttcttctcttttttgatCCTCTTTCCATTTAACCAGATAGATTTTTCGGTAGATTTAACCAGGTGTCTGCCTTTCCGCATTTTACGTCCCTACTTTCCTCTTATGCCGTATTTTGTTTAAGCAGCTCCAAATAACATAACACTTTGAAACTTTATGTGACTCCCTCGTAGCGCCCCGTCTCATAATCCAGGCGCGCTGAAGCAGAATCTTTTTCTGTTTAAACGGGGAAAAACTCACACAATTTTAAGCTGTTATTTAGATTTGAGtcgaaaataataagattcaAGAGAATGACAGGTGGCGTCTATTGTAGTTAGGCCGAATCTTGTTGAATTCGTACAATTGAACATCATtagcaattaagaactacaatatctggcgcATCCATAATAACACTCATGCGTAAAGGGAAACTAAAAGCGcacacgttgtttctaaactgagccagaaattgtagtttctaattgcaaaatgttgtccaattcaTCCTCATCTGACATAGTATGTTGGGCCCCACGATCCAAGTCCTCTTTGAGCAAGGGCAACGCTATCCCAGTAAGAATACtatcacgaagaaaaaaacctcatgcatgggacccgaagtttaggtcatatggatctctgaagttttcggatctcgcatccgaaacttgaggtccagctgccgaagttcgagtctagacatctgaagtacctaggtacataccgaagggttcgggtcacgcatctgaagtatccggtacatacctaagtacttcagatgtctgacccgaacttcggcagctggacctcaagtttttggatgcgtgatccgaaaacttcagagatccatatgacctcaacttcgggtcccatacacgaagtttttttctccgtgtaaatgGAGATTGTGGGAACCTTTGGAAGGCGTTGACGACGAGGAGTATCTTGAGGGCCTTCCAGTTGCCGGCGTCGCGGAAGAGGGTGCCCCAGGTGGCGGGGCTGGCCATGTCCATCTCGATCTTCTTCTTGATGGCCTGGAGCTCGGCGTCGTCGCTGGCCCGGGGGCCTCGGAGCCGGGCGAGGGCGGCCCTGGCGGCGGGCTCCCGCCCCTGCATGAGGTGGTAGTAGGGCGACTCGGGGACGAGGGCGCTGAGCAGGAGGATGGCCACCGGGAAGAGGAGGGTGATCCAGTTGAGGCTCGCGAACGACATCCACGGCCCGAACGTCATCGAGCACGCCGAACCCGTCTGCAGCATTATCACGAAGATCCCGCTCAGAGCGCCTCGGATCTTCGCACCTGCAgattgaaaacaaaatatttcacgaaaatatTAAACCattcataattgaatcagtgagttcgaaaacacaccaactcgggaaaaaaaaaaaaatgttcaggaaacacctaaaactgcgcagcgggcgaagaagttagtttaagaaaaaccttcttggtgccaaaggacaagtacttagagactttgtaaagcaccaagatgaaatcgatacaccatgtttgatggcAGATAATTAAGcgtctaaaaatttccgagttggtgtgttttctttctcaccgactttcagatactgatttttcatagtctgccctgaaaaatttatatctttcgacctgaataacgcttgttttatacatttttttataatttatataacttgttggtacaaggtatactgaaccgaaaaaagaaaaccgcaaaatcggatggtcacccgttttccttgaaatggccaaaaattggcatttccaatgaaatagttcaatttttcccttttcatcccgtcgctgtttcgagcacttccgatagcaatttcgaaatttccttttgcgtgcagatgcttctatccataagtgttactaaaccgtaaaaaagtgaatatcgaaaaaaacccgagttggtgtgttttcaaactcactgattcaattttctttcgTTTAATGTCGCTGTGGTTCTCCTGCATTGAGAAATAGGAGGAAACAACAAAAAGAAacgaaggagagaaaaaaaatatgaaaagaagAATCATGGTATAATAAATTTTTATTCGAGGTTATTTACTTACATGCTGGTTACGAATGGTCTGGCCACTGTGATTTGTGTGCTATTCGTTTTATCTGCCAGTtatattgtcaaaaatttcgttttcTTTTGCTTGTTTACCTGTCTGATACCATCATGCAGTTCTTTTCTATTtgttttattgctttaaagaTGGCTCTGAGAGGCCGAAAAGGCTTTCAGCATGTAATCATTGTAGCCATGCTTGTAACCAGCATGTAAGGAAATAaccttcaataaaaatgtataGTACGAAGATTCttctttttataattattttagcATACGGTACTACTCTGTCAAAGATGTTTGAAGGAGAGAACGATTGGCGTGCAATTATACTTGATAATCTGCGAACGTATTACCTGGAACTACTTGATCTTAACTAGAATTCTATTTTTAATCATGCTATGCTCGTAGCTGAAATGAACAAACAAATACGCGATAGTGAGGGCTGAGTGGACAAATCTTACCTGCGATCTCACCGACGTACATAGGCGCGACAGTGTAGCCGATGCCCTTGCCGACACCGGCAAAGAGGCGGGCGAAGTAGAGGTGCTCGGGCGTGGAGGCGGTGAGGGCGAGCGTGGAGGCGGCGGCGTAGGCGAGGGCGGAGAGGCGGACGGCGTTGAGGCGCCCGAGGCGGTCCATGAGGTACCCGCTGGGGATGGGGCTGATGAGGTTCCCGACGTCCATGAGGGCCACCATCCAGGCCACGTCGCTCTCCTCGACCTGGATCGGGATCTCCCCCGACCGGAGCTTCGGCAGCACCACCGAGACCCATGACAGCCACAGCCCCGAGAGCAGGATCGTCAGGAACGCTGGGACATACGGACAACGGATCAATCAGATCACatctggaccgcgtttagcagaaatgaaccaagccacatcagctatagaCGATTTTAGTGGTGACGTAACGGAGCTATATTGgtggttcgatatctcgaaagtcgaaatgtgccccaacaaacaaacataacctccaaaatgaacaattgacgaAATACTGCTAAAACTAGCCTGAAACCAAACAATTAATCCatgggactttaaaattatgaaagctactCATTTACCAAAACGTTTGAGATCACAATCACAAGAATTGATTGTAAAATAAACTCGTACTATCATAGACAGTCATCGAGCGAAtacccctacccccccccccccccgcctatATCCCGCAGATTCCTCCAtgttcgtttgttggggcacgtttcgactttcgaggTATCGAAATTATAacgagatgtgacgtcacactaaatgcgtctattgCCAAAAACCGGGTAATTTTAgcttttacaagagaacgtttgtgcggattcctttgaacattgcAAGGAATCTGCCTCGTACTATACAGAGGATTCTCTGAAATTcgtacaaaaatccgcacaacctttttcatgtaaaaaatgaattttcccaATTGaatttcactgagaaaaaactatggtttataaacctattagaggtaaatatggaacacctataatagtcgtaaataaactaatgattctcggtctgtgaaccatactaaggtctctgtacctaattgaggtacaggtaccataactaaggtatatgtgctattattatatgtagaggtactactattagtggtgttccatatttacctctaataggtttataagccatagttttttctcagtgttggaCACAGatgttgtggcttggttcctttctgcgtaaCGCGGTTCATGTTGCAATAATGCAATTTTGTGAATTCTGCCGCGATAGCGAAAAGAGCCGCAAGGGGCCGTCTATAATTTACGTAactcagtgatttcatctgaaagagatttcagaaattttgaagggaactcgattccaaaaatttgagagttacgGTTCTCCTCGCTATTATGGCAGAGTTGGTGcgttaagttcgccttcaatttagtgtgatactgtgccacgctcgggtggtcgaatagttgcatcgcgcTTTCGTGTTTTAACTTTAACTATGGGTCCAGTACACTTTTATTGTTATTTCTGAAAATCCAGGTACTTTGCCAGCCGTGGCAGGaataattaggaactactattcccagctcattttagaaacaatgtgcAGATAAGTTCTTTTACAAATGAGTTCCTTAGAAATCgtatgcaaaatgaagtccaatcaGACGTCAGCGAAAATGGAGCTTATTTTCACTCCCACGTTATCGAGAGAGTCAAGGGAGTAGTAACGAACACATTTTCGGAGATGCTTTCATAGGCAGCGCAGCACCTCTATGTGAAAGCATCTCCAATTTGTTAGCAAAACAACTTAGCACGCGTCaggaaattttccatcaaattgTACAGCAATTAGTTTAATGCTCGATTCAACGCAAGGAAACTTCGGTTCACTGTGAGCGAGAAGTGTGAATTGACGCATTCCATAACCTCTCTTTTCTATTTTGTGCATGAGATGAGTTTGGAAGATTTTGAATTTGTCCATTGTTCTCTGCGAAGATTTCGATAAGGAAGCATAAATTGTCGTGCTTTTTTCCCTACTCTTTCAAGTGATTCACTAGTGCTCCCGTTCAAAAC
This window encodes:
- the LOC109033670 gene encoding facilitated trehalose transporter Tret1, translating into MKLGFHGIFSQLLAALTAFLTILLSGLWLSWVSVVLPKLRSGEIPIQVEESDVAWMVALMDVGNLISPIPSGYLMDRLGRLNAVRLSALAYAAASTLALTASTPEHLYFARLFAGVGKGIGYTVAPMYVGEIAGAKIRGALSGIFVIMLQTGSACSMTFGPWMSFASLNWITLLFPVAILLLSALVPESPYYHLMQGREPAARAALARLRGPRASDDAELQAIKKKIEMDMASPATWGTLFRDAGNWKALKILLVVNAFQRLGGISCVFAYASTTLPAPSGDGGGGWEWWDPRVTLIVFGWAGAVAGVAATSVIDSFGRKPLLIASTLALSLLTGQSAIYYYFAYQTPYDVHDYVFMPHLGIMLFGIAYAFGLGQVPHTLQSELLPTNVKGHASALATIVLSICSFATNKLYLTVSHRIGVYAMYLFFSLSSLCCSLFTLFCVFETKGKTLAEIQAILGH